A stretch of the Gossypium hirsutum isolate 1008001.06 chromosome D07, Gossypium_hirsutum_v2.1, whole genome shotgun sequence genome encodes the following:
- the LOC107954755 gene encoding 40S ribosomal protein S27-2, with protein MVLQNDIDLLNPPAELEKKKHKLKRLVQSPNSFFMDVKCQGCFNITTVFSHSQTVVVCGNCQTVLCQPTGGRARLTEGCSFRKKGD; from the exons ATG GTTCTTCAAAACGACATCGACTTGCTGAATCCTCCGGCCGAGCTTGAGAAGAAGAAGCACAAGCTCAAGCGTCTAGTTCAGTCTCCCAATTCCTTCTTCATG GATGTTAAATGTCAGGGCTGCTTCAACAT AACGACCGTATTTAGCCACTCTCAAACTGTGGTAGTTTGCGGTAATTGCCAGACAGTTCTATGCCAGCCTACTGGTGGTAGAGCCAGACTCACCGAAGGCTGCTCGTTCAGGAAAAAGGGTGACTAA